A stretch of DNA from Scomber japonicus isolate fScoJap1 chromosome 19, fScoJap1.pri, whole genome shotgun sequence:
AAAGATGCATCTAGTCCTGTGTAAAAATCTGTGCATTTGTGCTAGTCTATGCATATATGACCCCATCGTTTTTATTGTTGTGAAAAACTGTTACAGTATCCTACTGACAATTCACATGCACTAACTAAGATGTCACTACAAATGATACTGCATATAAatcactgtttatttaaatttaaacattttgatgtTCCCATATATTCAATAGCTTCACGACACCGTTACTGAAGCATGAATGGACTGTCTTGTCACACTAGAGACATGACTGTGTGTaactctgtgtgtctttgttcaGGTATGGACCTAATTGATCCTAAAGAACTGGAGAGTATGAGACATCAGCTTGAAGATGCCCAGCGCTGGAATGCCTCTCTGCAGGCTCGTTTAGGAGCCATCCAGAACCGTGGAGGAGGGGTTGGTGGAGCCACTGATGGTGGTAAGACCAGCAAAAATACACTATTTAAATGCACTATTAAATGTCTTATTCTTATATTTTTCAAGAGCTTATGTTCAATTGACTCTTCATGTGACATTTCAGGTGACACTTTGAGTTTCATTGGAGATCAGACTTCCTACATGAGTATTTGTGTAGGAGAGGGTCAGGATGACAGCTTGTCTCTACTGTCTGCTGAGGAACTCAAACAGAAGGTAAAAtccttttcaaactaaaaaaaattaaattaataaataaatattgtccCTTGCTCTTGAATATATAGGCTTAAGTAATTACCTGTGTAAATATGACTGTATTAGTTGGGAGGTATGTCACCAAAACACTTAAAGTAGGAAGACAATCATGCAAATGGATTAAAATTAGTCCTTCTGGATATTAGGTGCTGGAGCTGCAGGATTGTGTCAGCAGATTGCAGACTGTAAACAACGAGCTACAAAACCGACTGTCACTGCTGGAGAAGTCAGATCGTGATACTTACAGTAAGGATGACCAGGACCTGGCCGGCAGCAGCCCTTGGAAGCAGGTTAGAGTCTACAAAAGACAGCTGCAAAACATTAAATGGAAAAAGTCGATCTTGAAGTTGTGGCTTCAATGTTACTTTTCTAAACCTTACAGCAAAAGACaatgttttgttatttcattTAGCAAATATTCAATGAATCATGTCTGAGTCATTGTCTAACATCCACCTTTAGAAGCTCCTTTCTAACCTTTGAACCTACATCATAAAGGTGCAGCGTGttgaatttagtggcatctagcagaatagacttggcagaaatggaaaataataataatgttttatttattttacaatcacctgaaaataaaaatctttgtATTTCCGTTACCTTAGAATAAGTGGGTCCTCTTTCACAAAGGCTGCCATGTTActctgccatgtttctacagtagcccagaacagacaaaacaaacactgtctctagagagggccttttgcATTCTTCACAAATGCTCCTACGCActtggaagaggaggggaggtgtattcagttggttgccaTCTACAACtgcactgctagatgccactaaatcctacacactggtcctttaacctTCTACTCTGTCTAGCCTGTTATTAATGTCTCTTTACTTTGTGATACTtttatgtcttatttttctAACAAGTGTATTTCTTGCCTGTAGTAGAAAATATCCTATTTCTCTATCCTTCACCTTTCCTAACCAGTCCCTGTTTTTTATCTCTGTGTTCCATGAAACGGTCTCTCTTCGCCATACCACATTAGACACGTCATGCCATTCTGCTCTTGCTGTGCAGTGTTTTATGGATTCTGTTCCCTCATTAAGTTTTTCTTTTACCGAGCCATGTGTGTCATACTCGCCTCCCATCCCATTACTCTAGCAGCTAGGGAAGACGCGGGAGGCTCAGACTTCGACTCACGGTAGCAGGATGAATCGCTCTGGTCAAAATAAAGAGAGTCAGACAGACATGACACTGGGACAGGTATGACATAAATTATCAATTATTGCATTAGTACCTGAAACATTTTACCATTTTAAGCCATTTTAACTATATTTGTATTTCTAACTATATTTTAGATGGTTCCTGTAAAGCTGGTTGATGATGAGAGTGTTGACAGTGGTCTCAGCCAGAGTAGAGAGCATGCTCAGTCTGGCAACAACAGTTTGGATCTTGAAGAGAGAGATTctaaggagaggaagagagatgtAATGGCACTTAAATCCCTGCTGACTGATTGTGGGGCCACATCAGTCTTGCACCTTAGGTGGGTCTTTTCTTTTGTATAACCCACATTATACTCCTTATTTTCAATATAACTTGCACTAATAAGAGTGAGCTGCCTGGACAGTAGACTAATCAAAATGTCCCTTCCTGCAGAGAGGAACTGCTCAGACTTAAATCAGAAAACGTGGAGCTGCGGGGACTCCTGAAAGAACAAACATCTACTGAatgtaaagagaaagagagcacagATGCTTCAGGGAACAGCAGTGATGGACAGGCTGAATTGAGACAGAGTTTGGAAACACTTCAGGCCGGAGCAGAAGGTCACTCTAAGGTCACCAGGCTGTCGAAGGACAAGGGAGAAAAGATCTCTAACGAGGTGCCCGATGAGGAGATCCCTGTCACCATGGGCCTAATTGTCAGCACTGAAGAGGGGTCGGAGGGTCTGCAAACTAAAGGCCAGTCATACAGCAAGAGTGCAAAGCAGCATGTCACAAAGCACGGGGTAAGTTTTATATTATGAAAAGAGTTTAAAGAAGCATGTCATTACGTCCTGCTTGATGAGTTTTTAATATCTGTTCTTGTTTCAATTGTAGGCTGGTGTCAGATCTCGTCTCCCGGTTCCCGTGAGGCCGAAAATGGACTcgagcagcagcaggcagtcTGAAAACCTGCAGTCGGACCATGACTCTGATCATGTACAAACTGATGCACTTCAGCATGATGATGTCTACGATGCTGACCAACAGCCGCATGCAGACACCAGCTCCCCTGCGTCACTCCAACAATGCACATCCCCATCCTCCACCCTCAGATATGCTCATGGTAGCAGCAGTCCTGAAGGGTCAGACAATGGCTCCAGAGCCAGAGAGACACCAAGTGACACCCAGGCCACCTCTGCTCTTTTCACTCAGCTAGAGCTCCTCAACCAGGAGTGCCAGGAGAAAGAGGCATTGATCAACAAGCTGAGTGAGCAGCTCAGTGATTGGGAAGAGCTCCACGTTCAACTCCAGGAAAAGGAGAGGTTCAATCGCCAGTATGCAGAGGCCTTACAGGCTGCAGAATCCACCATTGCTTACTTGACCGCCTGCAGTCTGGACAACCAACGTGGATTTATGTCACACTCAAATTCTTGTCCAGGTTCTGGTGGTTCAGATGCTGTCCTCCACAGCAGGTTCATAGAGCTGCAGAAAGCCCTACAGGAGAAGGAGGATCTCAATAACCAGCTTATAGAGCTTCTGAACATGGCAGAAAAAGCCATCTCCTCCTTTGAAAGCCAGGAGAAGAATCCAGAAATCATTGATCTACGTCTGAAGATGGAGACAGCACTACAGCAGGAGAGTACACCTTCAGATAGCCCGAGAGACATGTTTGGATACACGGAAGATTCAATGCACAAGCTGCAGCAACATGCAGACACTTTGCAGGAGGCACTTTGGGAGCAGAATAGGATTAACGCAGAGCTGCAAGAAAAACTGTgggctgcagctgctgttgcACAACATGGTTACAGTGGTGCTGACCAGAATGGTCCATGTTCAAGGCAAATAGTGGCAGGATCACTTGAGGAAAAAGAGTCAAAGGGACAGCACAGCATGATGGGAAGTTCTGATGATGTTAGTTTAAATGAGGAGATGACGAAAGTTTTAATGAACTGCCTTAGTGCAGCTGAGTCTGTCGTCGCCTCTCTGGCTgcacactgcacaaacactAGCTCCTTGGCTTCTGGTAGATCATCTCAGACATACCCTGACCTGCAGACGTGTTTAGACCAACTTCAGAGGGCCCTGCAAGAAAGAGAGGAACTGCGAAACCACACAGAACCGACGCAGACGGCCACCAAATCCAGCAGCAATCAGTCTGCCGCTTCAGCTGGAGCAAAGGAGCAACCTCACCAAGAGCTCCATCACAATCTGTGTCTCCTCTACAAGATCTTCAGCGATCACTGTCAAAGGATCTCCGAACTCCAGGCTTCCCTGCAAGAGGACAGAGGCCGTAGAGAGGAGAGCAAGGCCCGTACAGCAGCGCAGGATGCCAAAGGATTACCGCCAAATGTTCAACTCCAGCTGGAGACTCTCCATAAGGCGctgagggagaagaaaaaaacatgtaaaaacctGGAGGAGAAACTGGCCACTGCTCAATCCATTATTACCAAGACACCGTCGCCTGAAACTGCACGGAGAGGTAAGATTACTCACGCTGAGCTGTTTCGAGTATGTACAATTATGTTTTTTGATTTGGACATAAACCGATTTATCAGgaacatgatgatgaagaagagagaCGTGATTCTGTACACGCTATATGATTTCTTCCTAACCCAACATATATTGCCTCCAATGCCAGCTCTGGAGCAGGATGACAAAGGCGTGCAGGTGGATTTGCAGGACCTCGGTTACGAAACCAGTGTGACCAAGAGTGAGAACGATAGGGAAGAGAGCAGTAGCACAGGTAGACGGCATTTAGACAGACATTGCATGTCTGTCTGCTGAGTGGACACTAATCTCAAATGTTGGATAGattctctctatatatatgttCTGCATGAGGACTGAACAAAGGCAACTGTAACACTGTCTCAATTTTTCCTGTCCTGGGTCTCATAACCACACGGTCTCTTCTGGTCTTGGCACTTTTCACTCATTTGAATGAGCTGTCAATATTCTGTATTGACAAAATCTTGCATGTTACCACTCTGACGTTTGGGAATGTCTATCCAGCGCTCAATAACCTctcacttttatattttatttaaaaaaatcatattttacagTTAAGCTATACTTTAAATGATTTGATCTCTTCTCACACGGCACTGTCACCATTTGTTTTCTACACTTtgtaatctttttcttttccttatcTGACAATTTTTGTGTCCTGTGTGTTGCCAGATCTAGAGGTCGGTGTGAAACCCAGCTGCAGTGCTTCTAGCCTGCCTTCGCTGTTGAAACACGAGCAGGCCGCTTTCTCCTCTACAGAAAACCTGGACTCAACCTCCAGCACGCCATATCCCAGTTCTCCAGCATTCAGCTCAGCCAAGGTATTCAATTTAGTCTTTCAGTTTAATCCCATTCAGCGACAATTTTTTGCTACCTCAAAAACAAAACGGACACTGATGCTGCTGTTCTCTGTTTTCAGGTCAGTCTGAAAAGCCTGCAGGTGTACGAGGACTACGGCGTCTCTGAGGACCCTCTGCAGCTCCAGACGCAAGTCAGAGAGCTGAAGGTCCAGCTGGAAAGCCAGACCAAGCTCATTCTCCAAATGCAAAGTCTTCTGCGCAGGAACTCCCTCTCCAGCGACCTCGTTGCCAACATCTCCGACCCATCAATCGTCAGGGATCAAGAAGGGACTCATAGAGAGGACCATGCCCACGATAAGAGTTACAGAGGTGggcagctgagagagaaaaaggagggggaGAACCAGGCGATGAAGGATAAAACCAGCCATTTGAATGtagagctggagagagagaggacactgAACAGAAGCATGAGCGAACAGCTGCAGCAGACCCGCAGCCGCTCTACATCACCTGCAAGGTCAACATGCTTTTCCATTTATCAATATAATACTATTTTTACACACTGAGCTGCACAGTTATTTCGGAAATCTTAACTCATGctgtcttctgtctttttgCCCTCATTCTGTCTTCTCCACAGATTGGACTCCCTGGTGCAGTCTCAGGCCAGGGAGCTGTCACAACTGAGGCAGCAGATCAAGGAGAGCCGTAGGCTGGGAGCCCTGCAGCGTCAGCAACTGCAGGAGCTGAACAAGGCCTTCAAGGAGCTGCTACAGGCCAGTAAAGTCGACCACTACATGGGAGATGTGGTCAAAGAGCAGCTGGACAAGAGCCTGAGCATCCTGGACAAGTTGGAAGGACGGCTGGACAAAggtagctgctgctgctgctgcctcgaCGGTTTTTGCATTCCTTATCTTTTGATGAATGGTGTTAATCAGAGCCGAATCACGTACCAAAACACACTTGACTCCAGCAAACACGCATGCTAATTGAATGATAAAGAGCGCCATAGGGGACTGACTGTAGAACCACTTTAAAGAGCAGCTGTGTTTGAGTCAGCAGCATTGACCTTTTTATTGTATAGAAATGTCTTGATTTAATAACTACCAGCAGCAGGGAGGGATGAACACAAAAGAGCAGTCAATCATAACTGATTTTTACAGACAGGTCCTTGACAGCATCTTTTCCTCTGTCTGCTAGGAGAGTCTCATCTGGATAATGAGGACGTGGCGGCTCTGGAACTGTCTCGCAGGTATGTCTCAACCTCCTATATGGAAGGTTACTGGGATTGTGAATTAAATTGTCTAGGTATGACTAAGTATTATATAATTTTTGATGTAAAGAATTACAGAGAATCATTTCACACACCATGAGGcttctctttgttttcagtcattCAGATTTTACTTAATTAAAGTCGAGTGCAACCAATGCTAACAACATGATTTTACCAACTACTGAGCAGtcattcacatcatttttacaCTCATCTAAAGTcacagtcattcattcattttgggCTTTACTGTTACACTAGATGTAACCacatgttttcttcatttgttgtttattcTGATGAAGCGGTTTATAAAAGTTTATGTAATGTATTATAGTCTTCCTGTCTTGTGCTTTTGAGGTTACACTGCTCATTACTGCTTGAGGTTTTAGGGTCATTAGCtgagctgtttttgtttgtctcgTGACCCCCTTTaaagtccccccccccaccccccccacctcctgcCAGCCAATTGCCTTATGACCCTGGGGCTGTATTGTTGATTTTGAATAGCGTCCTGCTGTTGACCTAATTTTGTCCTTTGTGTCAACCAAAACATTAAGGTTACAGCGAACCGAACTAGGTCATTGGTGTCTCTCAGTCATCGGGACgtcaataaaataaactgtgaggctttgctaaaaaaaacacactgatttatTGTGAAATAGTGATTGGATGTAAAATTAACTTTATTtcccattatttatttattcatttaatagtAAAGCTAGTGTCTGTggctttttatatatatatatatatatatatatatatatatatatatatatatatatatactttttttttccccaaaaaaaaagttggaacaTGACTTTTGAACGACAGAGTAAAAGTTGCTCTCTACAGTCATGGTGACATACGTTAACCTACATTATTACTGACGTGGGCAGTCTTGGGGAGTTTCAGCAGGCATCACAGTCACTGCTGTCCTTTGAGGAGAGCGTGAGAGATCCTCCCGACAGCCCGGCTAGAATCCAGCAGGAGTTAGATAACCTGCGTCTGGAGctagagggcgagagagagctgctgcagcagcatgtcagctTCCTTGTCCAGCAAAACCTCACCCTGGCTGAATGCACCAGGGAGCAGTTGGACCTGTGAGTGGAGTTTGTTCCAGATGGACAGCATGACGTTTGCTGTGGACTCCTCTTTCATActttccagctgtgtgtttctgctgaaaGTTACAAGCCCTCCGGTTCAGAACATTCGTTTTCTTGACTTCTTTAATCTTCAGCTGTTTCTCTTGTTTTGGGGGATTGTCCTCTTAAACCATCTCCTTCTATGGCTCTGTGTGATTCTGCCTTTAAAAGTGAGATGATGTGTTAGGATCAAATCCAGCTGTTGGATTAACATGACTaattctcctccttctcctcctcttcctccttcctcctcctcccaggtTGGCTAAAGAGCTGCAGGAGAAGAACCGTCTCATCCAAAGCCTGCAGAGCCAGTTCAGAGGCCAGGGTCCCAGCAGCCACCACAGCTCTCACTCTGATCTGTTACTGGATCTGGACAGGACCTCTTCCTCATGCCACAGTAGCCCGACCACACAAGGTGGCAATCGAGCCCACAGTAAGTGCTTACATTAGGTCAAGACAAACAATATGTGTGTAAAAGCTGCTAAAACTTAGATGCAATACTTAAATATAATCTTAAATGAAATCAAGCTGTGAAGCGGTCGAAAGCCAAGTTCAATTATAGTCTTAAGTGTCACAGAATATGGTCCAGCCAGGTATAGCAGGCACTAGACTCTGGTCATGTTAAGTTCACAGTAGGATTAACTCAGTTTGCTCCATTAAATATGcatattttcctcctttttttcctgccTCAGAGGTATGTCATTGAGATTACCTGAGTCCTTGTCCATGCACCTGGCCAGTCTAGTCGCAGCCTGTAATGGCACTTATTTTCCACTCAGATCCATTCTGATGCAGTGAGGCGTCCCGTAAAACAAAGCATGCTGGCCAAGGGCAGATTAGGATTAGATTTCAGTCCACCTCCACTTAATGATGCATTATTCAGTGGCACCTATCAGGTTCAATCTTCAAATTGAAAAATCCCTCGGAGGAAAAGAGACAGTGAAGactgttagagagagagagagagagagagagagagagaaagagagagagagagaagtgaggcATGTGGATGTGACTCAAACTCACATTTTACCAAAACAATCATCGTGTTAACATGGAAGCTTTAGCAATTGAGGATATTCTAGTTTACCCACTCTAACTAAAGTTTATGAAGCATCATCTAGTTTTATGTTGAATTATGACTTGTGAGGAGAAACAGAAATATcttttacacaaaaaaatgtcatggATATGcccatatttatatatttacagtgtCTAACCGTCTCTGTCTTCCTGTGCATGTGCAGGCCAGCGACACTCGGCCGATCGGACGGTGGGAGGAGCTCAGGAGGAAGATGTGTCCGGTCACAGGGAGGCTGCCAGCAGACTGCAGGGCCTGCAGAGGGAGAACGGGAGACTGCAGGAGAAGCTGAGGGGCAGCGAGGAGCTCAACACCACCCTGCGCAGAGAGCTCGACCTGCATCGCTCCATTATGGCCCAGAACAGCTCCCAACATCAGGAACAAGATCACAGCCATGACCAGGAGGGGTCGGGGTCTCTGAATGACGGATATAAACGTGATGGAGATATGAGCTCACAAAAGAATGCTTCTGAACAACCTCACAACTTGAATTCAGGTAAATGTGGGGCATTGGTGACTTAATTACCATGTTAGAGACTTCCTGTTATAAAACACCCTGAAGATAAAACTTTAAAGAAGCAAAATACTCTGAAAAACTCCAATTATTTAGCTTTTTGTGAGACAAATTATGATTTGTACTTTGTGTTGATGGTGTAGCAACATTATTTGAGTAAACATAGCATTAATTATTAAAGGGGCGCTCCACCAATGTTACACTTAAAGCTCAGTTTCACTTGTTACATAGAGCGCTACTCTATGTCTTCTGTGACTCTAGAGGGAGCTTTCCAAAATCAGAGAAAAGAATAAACCTAGTGATTTCATCAGTTATCTAGCTTGAGTTTGAAGAATGCAATTTGAGCAGAAAGCCTGAGTTATAAACTGTAGACATTTACTCTGCAGGGTTGATCTAACTTAATTATTAGGTTGAATTATGGGGAATGTAGGATCCTGTGTTTTTCTAGCTGGACCCATACTAGGCACTAAAACTCAGGATATTTCTCCCATCTTTTATATTAAGTTAAAATTTTAGATCCCCACAAAGTACCCCTTGAATTtagctttgtgcttgtgtgtctgtcagaCCTGCTGGCCGAGCATCTACAGGAGATCCGAGCTTTGCGGCAACGTCTGGAGGAGAGTATCCGCACCAACGACCATCTCAGGGAACAGCTGGAGAGGAGACTAGCCGAGGTGGACAAAGACCCAggtatgtgtgatgtgtgttacatATGTGAAGAGTTAGTTACTTATGCTGTTATTTTCTGACTGATGAGTGTatgtatgttcctgtgttcAGCAGCTACCAACATCTTCATCCATGGCAACGAGGAGCAGGGTCAGCTGGCCAACGAGGTACGATTCCTCTGGGGACAAAACCAAGTCCTGAAGGAGCAGCTCAACGTGGGGTCCAGAGGTAAAAAGTTTATCACAAGCTCACTTTAACCTATAATTAGGATCATGGACAGGCCTTTTCAGTCATTGGATCAACAGagatattaaacacacacatctcactAACTCAAACATCTTTAATCCCACCAGACAAGCAGAAGGAGAACCAGAAGCTGCGGGACACTCTGGCGCGTCGGACGGCCAAACTGGAGCAGAGCAGGAAGGAATGTGAAGCTCTGAGGCAGGAAAACTGCCGACTGCAGGAACAGCTGGAGCTCAGCAGCCAAGAAAACGCTCAGCTGCAGGAGACACTGCACTACAGCAAGGAGCAGCTGGACaggtatgaacacacacacacacacacacacacacacacacacacacacacacacacacacacacacacacacacacacacacacacagacaaacacatccCGTGATTACGACTCTCCTCCATGCaacctgaaaccacacagactTGCTAATTACCATTTTAAAGAGTCATTACAATCACCATTATTCCATACCGTTGGTACAACTCTGAAACATGAGAGTCGACCATGTGAAGACTCGTTCGTGAGCACACGAATGCACATATCATAACGACGGCATGTGACCTCTCGGCCCCACGGGTCCCACTGACACAGCTGAGTGAGGCCGACACATGAAACCTGGAGTCTAGTTTACTGTCAGATCACTTGtcctctccctttcctttaCTTGTCACTCTTGAGTATGCGTGTGGTGGTGTGTACTCTATACATAAGGCTCCTTGTTTTTACTGATTTTTACTGAATAATAATGGGAATTGTTATATATTAAGGTGCCATGCTGCTTCAGTTCAACAGCAAATGGATTAAAACAAGCTTTTGAGTGAGACCAtctacatttgtgtttgtggaaTGTACCAAAAATGATCAGAAGCTGAAATGGTTGAAGTTGAAGTTCACTCTGATTTTATGTCACACATGCAAAAGTTGTGTTTCTTGCTATGAGAGAAACCAGTTATACCTCCAGTTATAAAACCAATATTGGTTAAACTACTGTTTAAGATGTAAATTATacttttaaaatctgatttttctcaaggattaaaaaaaaccctaaataaaCAGATAGTGACTATAATGAGTCCTACATGAGTAGATTGAGGAGCTTGTTTGCAGTGCCTGTCCCTAGATGTTTATATATCCACTGTCATTGTTTTTAATAGTATAGCtctcttttatcttttaaaccCTCTGATCGTTggattttgtgttttcaggtttCAGTGTGAGGTGAAGCTCCAGAAGCAGCAGCTGTCCGACTCCCAGCATCTTCTCCAGTCGCTGCGAGTGGAGCTGCAAGTTTATGAAAACATTAAGATCGAAGCTCAGAAATACGGTACGACAagcttgttttccttttaaaaagaaaaagaaagagctcAATTTATGTATGCTGTTCATATAACTGATTTATGTGGAACATTGCAACTCTGAGACAGTCGAACGCAGTGAAGTCAGTCTTTGAAGCTCTTTGATCTCATTTCTATCTTAGACTCTTTTAATTATAGTTGTGATACAGCTGCTTATGATATTACTGCTAGGATGTCTCTGACACCGTGAtcttgattttaaaatatacaatgcAGTGTAACACTTTTGACTCTCGGTATATGATACGGctaaaaaatgtccttttcagAGACTCACAGGTCCAAACTGTGAGTGGAAAAAAGATTGAAAAGATAAGCAGGACTACATTCAGAGGGAAAGTAATAAGTAAAGATGGTGTGAGTTATATGAAGTGAATCGGTGAGATGGAAAATACTGTTAGCTAGGGAATACTACATGGCTGTTTAGTGATTCCTGGCTAAATGAAGCTTACTGAGGCATTGTGTTAGAAACAAGCTTGTTAAACTCTGcacgctgccatctagtggtgctGCAAACATCCTCCACCTGAATATTCTTCACCACATATGAAGCCATCTATAAAATGCTCTGGGGCAAATATCTGAGTGGTGAAACTTGTTCTCACACTGAGCATCACTGATTTCAttctttcactttaatctgtgtgtattgtgttgattttaagattttaatgaCAGGACATTTCAGAGCAGAAAGTACGGAATCTGTCATCAATTAAGAGTGACAGTAGGGTTTACGTGACATTATGACAAAAGAACTAGTTTGGTAggcagatattattattatttctgttataTTTGCAACCAAATCTAGGTGCAGAATGGTAACTGTGCAATGGCTAATGACAATCCTCTTCAATTATACGGCTACTACAACCCACAAAGTGTCTGACTCAGTGAACTCTACGTGAATGAAAGGCCCCAGAACCGTTCTGACCAGTTTGAGACCAGTTCACTGACTAAATGAACAGCCCAGCCCATGCTCCCAAAGTTTTTCTGAACCTGAATTTCCTGTCAGTATTTTGCCacacaaataag
This window harbors:
- the cdk5rap2 gene encoding CDK5 regulatory subunit-associated protein 2 isoform X1; this translates as MDSVVGDDVTLPVDINGSCRLADSIDAGEFSSDSMTAPSFPGKMSPIKALTMKDYENQITALKKENFNLKLRIYFMEERMQQKCDDSTEDIFKTNIELKVELESMKRDLAEKQELLVSASKALESLAGRESGEPRRVREQAQREMDALREAFSKRIADLEQSLRTAEEEVEKMAAIAEQEKFKNINMEKQLQALGLPSVITPLPSPVHDLQQALQEKDNVIEQLKITLKNQEAAIHQKNNRDQETDAPSAECVKQLSDLIAKKDQELEALRDELHREKDRLQPDHQKSEVSRLESVNKLLTQELTQTRGTNENLTQTLDDTQIQNKTLSGKLEEKENELNSEKKNAIKRDKTIQGLTQVLKEKEKEIAELCHEIEDRDDALAKAREAAHKAQLQKYQAIEEHQNLLMAKQTELAQLQGEHHAKVLEAQKLQRGLDRKEQELADLQQAKDQLEVELEDLQQQKKKGDKALNDLNNQLKKQSGEIGERESALEQQYQELLDQTKRKLQSHEVTIQRLTSTLADKEQQLQEYINMVRDFEQSKSPGGTDNVLSKLRQRLKEKEKALEQALDEKFAAIEEKDNEIHQLQLSLREKERDLDRLNNLLSHNEETINNFDSLIKEKDVELQHLANTLKNLQRAKQDVEDNLNRSLREKDAIISQLQLSLEGKTKDMDEMAESMLSQSQTHARDLAEQMGQRLKVTEAMLAEAVKARERLVADNESAVEGLMATISSKDQLLKESAEHYNRMLSERTQEIQELRRQLSDRQQQLAAAEKQSSTTAQEGYLETAELRALLAEKESLINKLLQRGQERDQYLAEMRQKEEPDRVLELRQTIQIMQEKLDEREAELSRRNSEDNMENIPHSKKAVVILKKELAQKTEALNKALKRENELKISLAELQSLLSELEGRNEGQAANIESLTATLKTKDEIINVLHQRLGQRGENRADHIQDQVIGSGMERSLPGLPQRERTMIGGDSQQEALPNLIALQQEQNALNKALRAEQQLYSSLVRTVKEQDSAQRLHALQLELTAVQLLRQQLEDSIKTNEELRDDLERELDRAKLREGMDLIDPKELESMRHQLEDAQRWNASLQARLGAIQNRGGGVGGATDGGDTLSFIGDQTSYMSICVGEGQDDSLSLLSAEELKQKVLELQDCVSRLQTVNNELQNRLSLLEKSDRDTYSKDDQDLAGSSPWKQQLGKTREAQTSTHGSRMNRSGQNKESQTDMTLGQMVPVKLVDDESVDSGLSQSREHAQSGNNSLDLEERDSKERKRDVMALKSLLTDCGATSVLHLREELLRLKSENVELRGLLKEQTSTECKEKESTDASGNSSDGQAELRQSLETLQAGAEGHSKVTRLSKDKGEKISNEVPDEEIPVTMGLIVSTEEGSEGLQTKGQSYSKSAKQHVTKHGAGVRSRLPVPVRPKMDSSSSRQSENLQSDHDSDHVQTDALQHDDVYDADQQPHADTSSPASLQQCTSPSSTLRYAHGSSSPEGSDNGSRARETPSDTQATSALFTQLELLNQECQEKEALINKLSEQLSDWEELHVQLQEKERFNRQYAEALQAAESTIAYLTACSLDNQRGFMSHSNSCPGSGGSDAVLHSRFIELQKALQEKEDLNNQLIELLNMAEKAISSFESQEKNPEIIDLRLKMETALQQESTPSDSPRDMFGYTEDSMHKLQQHADTLQEALWEQNRINAELQEKLWAAAAVAQHGYSGADQNGPCSRQIVAGSLEEKESKGQHSMMGSSDDVSLNEEMTKVLMNCLSAAESVVASLAAHCTNTSSLASGRSSQTYPDLQTCLDQLQRALQEREELRNHTEPTQTATKSSSNQSAASAGAKEQPHQELHHNLCLLYKIFSDHCQRISELQASLQEDRGRREESKARTAAQDAKGLPPNVQLQLETLHKALREKKKTCKNLEEKLATAQSIITKTPSPETARRALEQDDKGVQVDLQDLGYETSVTKSENDREESSSTDLEVGVKPSCSASSLPSLLKHEQAAFSSTENLDSTSSTPYPSSPAFSSAKVSLKSLQVYEDYGVSEDPLQLQTQVRELKVQLESQTKLILQMQSLLRRNSLSSDLVANISDPSIVRDQEGTHREDHAHDKSYRGGQLREKKEGENQAMKDKTSHLNVELERERTLNRSMSEQLQQTRSRSTSPARLDSLVQSQARELSQLRQQIKESRRLGALQRQQLQELNKAFKELLQASKVDHYMGDVVKEQLDKSLSILDKLEGRLDKGESHLDNEDVAALELSRRLAKELQEKNRLIQSLQSQFRGQGPSSHHSSHSDLLLDLDRTSSSCHSSPTTQGGNRAHSQRHSADRTVGGAQEEDVSGHREAASRLQGLQRENGRLQEKLRGSEELNTTLRRELDLHRSIMAQNSSQHQEQDHSHDQEGSGSLNDGYKRDGDMSSQKNASEQPHNLNSDLLAEHLQEIRALRQRLEESIRTNDHLREQLERRLAEVDKDPAATNIFIHGNEEQGQLANEVRFLWGQNQVLKEQLNVGSRDKQKENQKLRDTLARRTAKLEQSRKECEALRQENCRLQEQLELSSQENAQLQETLHYSKEQLDRFQCEVKLQKQQLSDSQHLLQSLRVELQVYENIKIEAQKYAESSGTTPEPVPVPSSGSVDLSELLSEIRHLRLQLERSIQTNTALRQRLEEQLLRGQNRSETININYLLSSPDEGGRSPGRDSCDPHFSQSFQTHKEHTSILYDEKRQAHSEVDGGSVSSSSGESLSSAPSRLVPGHRMWANRNGRHFLGLIEDYGALRKQISEGRKLSRSMDSQLHECLQSLRQHGSDNRVMEQQHLKGLSGSMNTMQQVLEEAGRLLKLVWRVSLPAGNAAGDGSGSNQQDELLKNEIARLKSRLSQQEKMLSGAVKRLRTTNQLKEGMERVIIDQLSLTHGVLKKARGNLETNYCTLFGLKGLSGGPDGGSPSQWPVGDAADPQQINAGESPEENSEASFHCSY